ACCGCCCAGTTGCTTGAGCTGGCCGGCAATGCGCTGTGCAATCTCGTTGAGCCCCTCAATGTCCTTGCTGCCAGACTCGATGTGCACCAGATCGCGCAGGGTATCGAGCAGCGGCTGCTGCTCTTGCTGGGCCAGGGCATGCACATCGGCCACAGGCGCAGCCTGGGCAGCCAAGGCAAAGGCCATGGCCAAGGCGGCCATGAGGGGGCGAATCACAGAAGGGGCAGTGGACGGGTGTGGCATGGGGGACTCGTGCAAAAAGGAAGAAGCCGGGGTGGTGTGAATGGCCATTATGGGGTGCATGAAATGCAAATTTCAAACACCAATCGTTTTGCAACATCCATGCCAAACCCAGGGCACCGTCACAGCAATTCCACACCCTTGAGCGTCACAAAACTCGTCTCGCGCGTCACCTGCACAAAGTCCTGCAGGTAGGGTTTGGCCGACAGGCTGGGCAGGCAGGCGGCGTGCAGCTCGCCGCGCAGGCCTTTGTCGCCAGGCCCTACCGCAATGGGCCGCGCCGTCACATACCCCCGGTCCAGGTAGCTTTGCACCGCCCACAGCGGCAGCGCTGCCACGCCGCGCCCGCTGGCCACCAGCTGCAGCATGGCCACCGTCAGCTCGGTGGTGCGGCGCGGGGGGCGCACGCCAGCGGGCTCCAGCACCTGGCGGATCAGGTCCAGCATTTCGTCGGGCACCGGGTAGGTGATGATGGTCTGGTCGGCAAAGTCCTGCGCCGCCAGATGCGGCTTGGCCACCAGCGGGTGCGTGTTGGCCAGCAGTGCACGGATCTCAAAGCCAAACAGCGCGTGGTAGTCCACGCCCGCCTCGTCGGCGTCCACTTCGGAAACGATGGCCACATCGGCCCGGCCCTGGTGCAGCAGGCCCACCGGGTCGGCGTGAAAGCCGCTGACGATGTCCAGCTCCACCTCGGGCCAACGGGTGCGAAAGGCATCCATCGCGGGCATGAGCCAGTCAAAGCAGGTGTGGCATTCCACCGCAATGCGCATCTGCCCGCCCTGCCCCAGCACCAGGCGGGCGATGTCGCGCTCTGCCCCTTCCACCTGCGGCAGCACGGCATCGGCCAGGGCCAGCAGGCGCTCGCCCACGGCGGTGAACTGCGGCGGCACGGATTTGCGCTCAAACAGCGGCTGGCCGTAGCGGTCTTCCAGCAGCTTGATCTGGTGCGACAGCGCCGACTGCGTGAGGCTGAGCAGCTGCGCGGCCCGCACCAGGCTGCCGCTGTCGCGCAGGGCCACCAGCGTGCGCAGATGGCGCACTTCCAGAATCGACTGGTTCATTATTAATTTTCAAGTTGATCGGCAAAAACTTTCGTTTGAATAATAAACGAGCCCGCGAGACCATCGGTGCCTTCATTGCTTTGCTCCATTCAGAAGAAGGAAATCACCATGTCGCTCACCGCCCCATCCCCTCGCCGCACCGTGCTGACGCACACCCTGGGCTTTCCGCGCATGGGCGCACAGCGGGAGTTGAAATTCGCACTCGAATCCTTCTGGCGCGGCGACAGCACCGAGGCCGAGCTGCAGGCCACCGCCGCCCAGCTGCGCCAGTTGCACTGGCAGGCGCAGGCCGATGCGGGCCTGGGATTTGTGACCGTGGGCGACTTTGCGCTGTACGACCATGTGGCCAACCACATCCAACTGCTGGGCTGCGAGCCCGCCCGCTTTGGCTTTGATGGCCACACGCCCGAGCTGGCCCGCTACTTTGCGATGGCGCGGGGCGTATCGGCAAAAGTCGCCTCAGCCCATGCAGGCTGCAGCGCGGGCTGCAACGCAGCGCACACCCCCACACACACCACCGCAGGCCAGCCCGCGCTGGAAATGACCAAGTGGTTTGACACCAACTACCACTACCTCGTGCCCGAGTTCAGCGCCCACACCCAGTTCCAGCTGGCCAGCGAGCGCCTGTTTGCCGAAGTGGCCGAAGCCCAGGCGCTGGGCCACCGGGTCAAGGCCGTGCTGCTGGGGCCGCTGAGCTTTTTGTGGCTGGGTAAATCCAAAACGGCAGGTTTTGACCGCTTCAGCCTGCTCGCGCAACTGCGGCCCGTGTACGAAGCCGTGCTGGCGCGGCTCAAGACGCAGGGCGTGGAATGGGTGCAGATCGACGAGCCCATCCTGGGCCTGGACCTGCCCGATGTGTGGCGCCATGCCTTCGAGCCCAGCTACTGGCAACTCGCCCGCAGCGCACCCAAGCTGCTGCTGACCACCTACTTCTCGCCCCTGGCAGAAAACCTGCGCCTAGCCTGCCAGTTGCCCGTGGCGGGCCTGCATGTGGATGCCGTGCGGGCTGCGGAGGAACTGGTGGGCGTGGCGGACTGGTTGCCCTCGCACAAAGTGCTGTCGGTGGGTATCGTGGATGGCCGCAACATCTGGCGCACCGACCTGGATGCGGCGCTGCAAAAGCTGCGCCCTGTGGCCGACAAGCACCAGGGCGAGCTGTGGCTGGCGCCGTCGTGCTCGCTGCTGCATGTGCCGTTCAGCCTGCAGGCCGAGACGCAGCTGGACGCCGAGGTGAAATCCTGGCTGGCATTTGCCGTGGAAAAGTTGGGTGAGCTGCGCGTGCTCTCCACCGCCTTGTCGCAAGGCGAGGCGGCGGTGGACGACGAACTGCACGCCGCCCGCACGGCCCTGGCCGCGCGCCGTGCCAGCCCGCGTGTGCACCGCGCCACCGTGGCCGCCCGCATTGCCGCCACCGCGCCGGGCGCCGACCAACGCGCCAGCGCCTTCCCAGCCCGGCAAAAAGCCCAGCGTGCGCGTTTGAAGCTGCCGCTGCTGCCCACCACCACCATCGGCTCGTTCCCACAGACGGCCGAGATCCGCGCCGCACGCGCCGCCTTCAAGCGCGGCGCGCTGGGCGCAGCGCACTACCAACAGAAGATGCAGGCCGAAATTGCCCTGGCCGTGCGCAAGCAGGAAGCCCTGGGCATTGACGTGCTGGTGCACGGCGAAGCCGAGCGCAACGACATGGTCGAATACTTTGGCGAGCAGCTCGACGGCTTTGCCTTTACCGCCAACGGCTGGGTGCAAAGCTATGGCTCGCGCTGCGTGAAGCCGCCCATCATCTACGGCGACGTGGCCCGCCCCACGCCCATGACGGTGACCTGGACCCAATACGCGCAGAGCCTCACCGCCAAACCCATGAAAGGCATGCTCACCGGCCCCATCACCATCTTGCAATGGAGCTTTGTGCGCGACGACCAGCCCCGCGCCACCACGGCCGACCAGATCGCCTGGGCCATCCGCGACGAGGTGTGCGACCTGGAGGCCGCAGGCATCGCCATCATCCAGATTGACGAGCCCGCCATCCGCGAGGGCTTGCCGCTACGCCGCGCGGGGTGGAAGAGCTACCTGGAGCGCGCCACCCGCGCCTTCCGCATCAGTGCCAGCGGCGTGCGCAACGACACGCAGATCCACACCCACATGTGCTACAGCGAGTTCAACGACATCCTGCCCGCCATCGCGGCCATGGACGCCGATGTGATCACGATTGAAACGAGCCGCTCAGACATGGAACTGCTGCAGGGGTTCGGTGATTTCCGCTACCCCAACGAGATCGGCCCCGGCGTGTACGACATCCACTCGCCCCGGGTGCCAGGCGTACAGGAGATGGCCGCGCTTCTGGAGAAGGCTGCGGAGGTGGTGCCCGTGGAGCACCTGTGGGTGAACCCCGATTGCGGCCTCAAGACCCGGGGCTGGCCCGAGACCGAGGCCGCCTTGCGCCACATGGTCCAGGCAGCGCAGGAAGTGCGCGAGCGGCTGCTGGAGGAAGCGGCCCTGGCCTGACAGCCGGACAGGGGGGTAGCGCCGCCGCGCACGCCCCTGACACAAAGACCAAATCATTCTGGGCTCTAGCGCTTGATGGATAAGCGCAAGCAGCTATTAAATCAATAGCAAAAGCCTTCAAGCGTGGGCTCAACCCCACCCACAAGACGCGCCCCAAAGGCCCTCAGCAGGGATCGGGAATTAATTGAATGACAAAACAATAATTGTCTAGTCAATTAAATTCCATCCCCATGACTTCCGCCCCCGACACCACCAGAGCCCCAGCTTCTGCGCCCGGCTTTTACAGCGCCGAGCACTACCAAGTCCATCAGCTTCAGCCTGAAAACAGCGTGGGCTACCTGATGCGCAAGGTGATGTCGTCCATCCGCACCCAGGCCGATGCGCAGCTGGCCATACACGGGCTGACCTATGCCCAATGGATGCCGCTGTTCAAGCTGTCGCTTTACGAACAAACCACCGTGGCTAACCTGGCGCGTGACCTGGAGACCGACCCGGCCTCCATGACCCGGTCGCTGGACCGCATGGAAGCCAAGGGCTTGGTGGTGCGCGAGCGCTCCACGGTCGATCGGCGCGTGGTGCAGCTCAAGCTCACAGCCGAAGGCCAGCGCATTGCCGCGCTGGTGCCCCCGGTGCTGGCCGATGTGCTCAACGGCCACCTGAGCGACTTCAGCCACGGCGAGTGGCAACTGCTGCTGAGCCTGCTGCGCCGCATGCTGGCCAACGGAGAAGCACTGCGCCAACAGCGCAACGCAGACGCCGACTGACGCTTACAGCCCCAGCTCCTGCGCCATACGCACCGTTTTCCTCCACACAACATCTCAAAACCATTCTGGAGAATCCCGTGAACACCCCAACAAACGCCCTGCCCTCCACCCGCTCAGCCCTGCTGGCCCACTTCGCTGTGTCGGCATTGGCCCTGGCGGCAGCCATCTTCCTGGTCGGCTGCGCGAGCCCTGGCCCCAGCCACACGCCACTGGCGCAAACCACCCCAGCGGCCCTGGGCCTGAATGCGGCCACCACCGACACCGTTGCTCCCGCCCAGTGGTGGACCACGCTGGGCGACGCGCAGCTCAACACCTTGATCGACCAGGCCTTAAAAGGCAGCCCCAGCCTGGCCGTGAGCCGCGCCCGTCTGGAGCAAGCCGTAGCCCTGAGCCAGGTGCGCGAAGCCGCCAACGGCCCGCAGGCCACGCTGGGCGTGGACGCCACCCGCCAGCGCTACACCGCCAACGGCTTGGTGCCCGCGCCGGTGGCAGGCAACACCTACAACAGCGGCACCGTGCAGGCATCGCTGAGTTGGTCACCCGACTTTTTTGGCCAGCACGCCGCTGAACTGCAAGCCGCGCTGGGCCAGGCCCGCGCCGCCCAGGCCGATGCGGCCGCTGCCGCCAACACCCTGGCCGCCCAGGTGGGCCGCAGCTACGTGGCCCTGGCCCGGCTGGTGGCCCAGCGCGACGTGGCCGTGCGTGCGCTGGAGCAGCGTGAGGAACAGCGCAAACTCACCCAAGAGCGCACCGCCGCAGGCCTCGACAGCCAGGTCGAGCTGACCCAGGCCCAGGGCGCCGTGCCCGACGCCCGCACCCAGATCGAAGCACTGGAAGAGCAAATCACCCTGGGCCGCCGCCAGTTGGCCGTGCTGACCGGCCAGGCACCCGATGCCTTGCCTGCACTGACGCCCCGGCTCGCCGCGCTGCAACCCACTGCGGTGCCCGACACCCTGGGCGCAGACCTGCTGGGCCGCCGCCCCGACGTGGTGGCCGCGCGCTGGCGTGTGGAGGCCGCCACCCAGGGCGTGAACAGCGCGCGCAGTGAGTTCTATCCCAACATCAACATTGGCGCGTTTGTGGGCCTGAATGCGCTGGGGCTGGACAAGCTGTTCAACGGCAGCTCGCGCCAGATGGGCGTGACACCTGCGCTGCGCCTGCCCATTTTTGACGGTGGCCGCCTGCGCGCCCAATTGGGTGGCCGCCAGGCCGAGCTGGACGCCGCCATCGCCCAATACAACGGCGCCGTGCTCGATGCCGTGAAGGAAGCGGGCGATGCCGTGGCTTCCATCCAATCGCTTACCCGCCAGCAGGCACTGCAAGACGACGCTGTGGCCAGCGCTGAAAAAGCCTACCGTTTTGCGCAAGACCGCTACCGCGCGGGCCTGGGCAACTACCTGGTGGTACTGAGCACCGAAAGCCAGGTGCTGGCCCAACGCCGCCTGGCCGTTGACCTGCGGGCCCGCCAGCTGGACACGCGCCTGGTGCTGATGAAGGCATTGGGCGGCGGCTGGACGGACGACACGGCGGGATGAGACACCCCCTGAGCCGCTTCGCGTCTTCCCCCCTCTCTCGCTTCGCGGGAGGGGGACGCACCCGGTGGCCTGGAAAAGCCAGTTCCACAGGTGCACTGGCCTCGGCCACGCCAGTTTCGTAGGTAGCTGGCAATGCCCGATCCGATCAAAAGCCATACAACAACACATTCCCGAAAGACCACTGCCATGACCGCTGCCAGAGAACCCCTCACCGCCAACGAAGCCAACACCGCCCGCCGCCGGGGCCTCACCCTCATTGCCGCCGCTGTGGCCATCGCCGCCCTCAGCTGGGGCGGCTGGCACTGGGCCAACGGCCGCCATATCGAAACCACTGACAACGCCTACGTCGCAGGCAACGTGGTGCAAATCACGCCGCAGATCGGCGGCACGGTGGTGTCCATCGGTGCAGACGACACCGACTTTGTGAAGGCGGGCCAGTTGCTCGTCAAGCTGGACCCGGCCGACGCCCGCGTGGCGCTGGAGCAAGCCGAGGCCCAACTGGCGCAGGCCGTGCGCGAAGTGCGCACGCTGTTTGCCAACAACTCCACCCTCAAGGCCCAGGTGAGCCTGCGCAGCGCCGACCTGGCCCGCGCCCAGGCCGACGCCGCCCGCATGCAGGACGACGTGACCCGCCGCGCCCCGCTGATGGCCAGCGGCGCGGTGGGCAAGGAAGAATTCCAGCACGCCAACGCCCAACTGACTGCGGCCAAGAGCACCGTGGCCGCCGCCCAGGCCGCCGTGGTGGCCGCACAAGAGCAACTGGTGGCCAGCCAGACGCAGACCGAAGGCACGTCCATCGAGCAGCACCCCAATGTGCAACGCGCCGCTGCCCGCGTGCGCGAGGCCTACCTGGCCGTGCAACGCGCCCAACTCGTGGCACCGCTGGATGGCCATGTGGCCAAGCGCGGCGTGCAAGTGGGCCAGCGCGTGCAGGCCGGCGCCCCGCTGATGACGCTGGTGCCGCTGAACGACCTGTGGGTGGACGCGAACTTCAAGGAAAGCCAGCTGCAAACCCTGCGCATCGGCCAAACCGCCGAGCTGGAGGCCGACGTGTACGGCACCAAGGTGGTCTACCACGGCACCGTGACCGGCCTGGGTGCTGGCACAGGCGCGGCCTTTGCGCTGCTGCCTGCGCAAAACGCCACGGGCAACTGGATCAAGGTGGTGCAGCGCGTGCCCGTGCGCATTGCGCTGGACCCCAAGGAAGTGGCTGAGCACCCGCTGCGGGTGGGCCTGTCGATGGAAGTGAAAGTGGACACCGCCGACCAAAGCGGCAAGAGCCTGGCCGACACGCAGCGCACCACGCCCGTGGCGGCCACCACCGTGTTTGACGAGCAGTTCAAGGCTGCGGACAACGAAGTGGCCCACATCATTGCCGCCAATCTGGGCCGCAAGGCCACTGCGGCAGTCGCAGCGGCTCCAGCCAGCATCGCCAAGGCCGCCAGCCAGGGCACAGCAGTGCCAAGCCACCACGCATCGGCCCCCGTGCAATTGTCTGTACAACCCGCCGTGCCAACCCCTGTGGTGCAGTAAGCGGGGCGTGCCATGACTGCTGCCAACCCCACCGCAGACCACGCAGACCAGGCCCCCGCCAAGGAGGCCCCTGCAGTGGCTGCCCCCCCTGGGACACCACCAGGAGCGCCGGTAGCCTACCCACCGCTCAAGGGCACCGCCCTGTTGTTGGGCACGCTGTCGCTGTCGCTGGCCACGTTCATGAACGTGCTGGATTCGTCCATTGCCAACGTCTCCATCCCCGCCATTGCCGGTGACCTGGGCGTGAGCCCCGGCCAGGGCACCTGGGTCATCACCAGCTTTGGCGTGGCCAACGCCATCTCGGTGCCGCTCACGGGCTGGCTCACGCAGCGCTTTGGCGCGGTGCGCCTGTTCACCATGAGCGTGCTGCTGTTCGTGCTCACCTCCTGGCTGTGCGGTTTTGCGTCGTCGCTGGAGATGCTGGTCTTCTTCCGCGTGCTGCAAGGCCTGGTGGCCGGGCCGATGATTCCGCTGAGCCAAACCCTGCTGCTGGCCAGCTACCCGCGCGCCCTGGCAGGTACGGCGCTGGCGCTGTGGGGGGTGACTACGCTGGTCGCGCCCGTGGTCGGCCCGCTCTTGGGCGGGTGGATCACCGACAACGTCTCCTGGCCCTGGATCTTCTACATCAATGTGCCCGTGGGCCTGCTGGCCGGGTTGCTGACCTGGGGCATTTACCACAAGCGCGAGACCCCCATCCGCAAGCTGCCCATCGACACCGTGGGCCTGACGCTGCTGGTGCTGTGGGTGGGCGCGCTGCAGCTCATGCTCGACAAGGGCAAGGAGCTGGACTGGTTCGCCTCGGGCGAGATCATCACCATGGCGGTGATTGCCGTGGTGGCGTTTGCCGTCTTTTTGGTGTGGGAGCTGACGGACAAGCACCCCGTGGTGGACTTGAGACTCTTCAAGGGCCGCAACTTCACCTTTGGTGCGCTGGCGCTGTCGGTGGCCTATGCCCTGTTCTTCGGCAACGTGGTGCTGCTGCCGCTGTGGCTGCAGCAGTGGATGGGCTACACGGCAACCTCAGCAGGCATGGCGCTGGCGCCCGTGGGCGTGTTCGCCATCTTGCTCACACCCCTGGTCGGCAAAAAGGTAGGCCAGTGGGACCCCCGCCGCATGGCCACGGGTGCGTTCATCGTGTTCAGCTCGGTGCTGTGGATGCGTTCTCAGTTCACGGTGCAGACGGACTTCATCCACATCCTGATCCCCACCCTGCTGCAGGGTGCAGCCATGGCGTTCTTCTTCATCCCGCTGACCACGCTGACGCTGTCGGGCATTGCGCCAGAGCGTATTCCGGCAGCGGCGGGATTGTCGAACTTTGTGCGCATCACCGCTGGGGCCATGGGCACATCCATTGCCACCACGCTGTGGGAGAGCCGCGCCGCCATGCACCACGCGCATTTGACCGAAGGCTTGGTGCAGGGCCAGGGTGTGTTTGCACAAACGCTGGACGGCCTGGTGGCCTCGGGCCTCACGCAGATGCAGGCGCTGGCACAGATCAACCGGCTGATTGACCAGCAGGCGTTCACACGGGCGGCCAACGACATCTTTCTGGGCTCGGCAGGGCTGTTTCTGCTGCTGATCGCGCTGATCTGGCTTACCAAGCGCCCTGCGAGGGCGGGTGGCGCAGGCGCTGCCGATGCCGCCGGGGCTCACTGACGGGCAGTTCAGCACCAACGGGCCGCCCACCCCGGTGTGCCCGTCACCCGTGCGGGCGGTTGCGCCCCTCGCGCAGACCCCGTCTGCGCGAGGGGCCGCCTCTTTATTCTGGGTAAAGCCCGCCGAAAGCCCCCAAAGCACAGCGCGCCGGCCCTGGCACCCCGCATACTCAGGCCTACCACTTCAAGGAACCGAGATGAGCCTGGTAATTCGCGATGCGTCGCCCAGTGAAAAACGAGGCAACGCCATGGCGGCGGCCCTGGCCAAAGAACAGCTGGAGTACGCGATCCAGATCGTTCAGAGCGTTCGCCCCCAAAGCGCGGGGGATGGGGCCTTGATCGGCGCGGTCATGCAGGCCATTGCCATGAACTACGCGGCAGTGCCGCAGCCCAATCGTTAGAGCGCCGTTTAGAGAGGCTCACAAAACTCTTCTGGCGTCGTTGCCGCGTCTTGTCGTACTACGCGTACTGCCTGCGACGCAGCGCCTAGCCAGAACCGCTTCGCTGAGTTTGGTGAGCCGCTCTTAGAGCACACACATGCAGCAAAGGGCGTTGAGGGGCTAAACGGTTTTCACGCCCTTCTTCTCCAGCGCAGCAAACGCCGTGGTCAGCGCGGCAAATTCCTTGGCGCTCACGGCCCCATCACCTTTGCCATTGCCGGGGCTGGCAACGCCGCCGTTGCCTGCGCCGTCCATCACCTGCATCAATGCTTGCGATAGCTCACTGCCCGCTTTGGAGCCCTGCGTATTGGCCAGCCCCTGCAAAAACTCATCGCGTGAAATGGCCCCGTCTTTGTTGGCATCCAGACCGGTGGCCAGTTGCTCTTTCTGTGCCTCGGTGGCCCCAAACTGGGTGAGCAGCGACTGAAAATCTTGCTTAGAGACAGAGCCACCCTGGCCCGAGCCCTGCGCGCCCCCCGTAGCAGCGGCTCCCGCCCCTGTGGCGGCCGTAGCAACCGCCTGCGCACTTTGCGTCAGCGCCTTGCCCGCCGCCCCCGCCAACGCCTGGGCCTGTGAGCTCAGGTGCACCACCGAAGCGGGGCCTGCCTCTGCGGTATCGGCAGGCCGTCGCGCAGCGGGCGCTTTGCCTGCGTTGCTGGACGATGCGTTGAAAATCATGGAGGCCACGGAGGCCAAGCCAGAAATAAGGGGGGACATTGCGGTGGGCTCCTGTGGGGCGACAACGCCAGTGCCTTGTTATCGCCAAGGCCACAGCTTCGCCCAATGCCCCGAGCGTACACAAGGGAAGGCCAGGCAATGGCCCGAAAACACTGCGCTTTGCGCCCTACTTCAGCACATAGCTGGCCAGCACCGCCTGCACTTCGTAAATGCTGAGCCGCTTGTTGAACTGCTTTTGGAACGGGGTGGCGCTGCCAGAGATCCAGATCTTCAACTCTGCATCCAGATCGAAAGTGCCCCCGGTCTCAATGCTGAAATGGGTGATGCTCTTGTACGGCAGCGAGTGGTACTCCACCTTGCTGCCCGTCATGCCCTGCTTGTCCACCAGCACCAGCCGTTTGTTGGTGAACACAAAGTAGTCGCGAATGAGCTGGTAGGCGTGCTCCACCACCTCGCCCGGTGCCAGCACCTTGGCAAATTCCTGCTGGATCTGCTGCGCATCGATCTTGGAGGCGTTGCCCATGACGGCGTCTAACAATCCCATGTGTGTTCTCCTGAGGCAAACTGCTTGAATGATTGGGCTGGAAGGGACAGGCGTAGACGGCCTGGGCCGCCTCAGGGCCAGGGCGTCAGCACCTCGTGGCCCGTTTCTGTCACCGCCACCATGTGCTCCCACTGGGCAGACAGCGATCGATCCCGCGTCACCACGGTCCAGCCGTCGGCCAGCTCCTGGGTGTCGCGCTTGCCTGCGTTGATCATGGGCTCGATGGTGAAGACCATGCCGGGCTCCAACACCAACCCCTGGCCGCGCTGGCCGTAGTGCAGCACCTGCGGCTCTTCGTGGTAGGTCTTGCCAATGCCGTGGCCGCAGTATTCGCGCACCACGCTAAAGCGCTCGCGGTGCGCCACCGTCTGGATGGCGTGGCCCACGTCGCCCAGCGTAGCGCCGGGCTTGACCTGGGCAATGCCCGCCTGCATGGCTTCGAGCGTGGTGTCCACCAGGCGGCGCGCCAGCGGGCTCACGGCGCCCACCAGGTACATGCGGCTGGTGTCGCCATACCAGCCGTCCTTGATCACGGCCACATCGATGTTCAGGATGTCCCCCTCGCGCAACACCTGCCCTGGCGACGGAATGCCGTGGCACACCACATGGTTGAGCGAGGTGCAGATCGTCTTTGGAAACCCCAGATAGCCCACATTGGCAGGCACCGCCTTTTGCACATTGACGATGTAGTCATGGCACAGCCGGTCCAGCGCCTCGGTGCTCACGCCGGGGCGCACATGCTCGGCAATCATATGCAGCACATCGGCCGCCATGCGCCCTGCGGCGCGGGCCATGGCAATGTCTGCGGGGGATTTGATGAGGTGGGGTTTCTTCAGCACAAAGCGTTGGGCACTGCAGCGGCAGTGCCGTGGATGGAAAAGCGGTGATGGTATGCGCTTGGCTCGGCCATCCCAAGGGCTTTTTGGATTTGGGGGGCACCCCCAGTGTCGGAAAACCCTGACCCTCATGCGCGCGCACCGCCTGCAAGCCCGACTGGCGTCGGCCCCAACAATCCATTCACCGCAACACTACGCACAGGCCGCTATGTCACTCTCCCTCATTCTTTTGATCGTCCTCATCCTCATTCTGGTGGGGGCATTGCCCACCTGGGGCCACAGCCGGGCATGGGGCTACGGGCCCAGCGGAGGCATCGGGCTGGTGGTGCTGATCCTGATCGTGCTGCTGCTGATGGGCAAGATTTAGAGCGGCTCACAAAACTCCCCTGGCGTCGTTGTTCCGTCTTGTCGTACCTCGCGTACTGCCTGCGACGCAACGCCTAGCCAGGGCCGCTACGCTGAGTTTTGTTTGCCGCTCCTAGGCACAGACACATGGGGTGCACCCGTGAGCACCCCATCGTCACGCCCGGGGTGTAACGCCCGGTAGCAAAAGAGGCTTGCTTGCAGCAGCCGTCTCTCGCAAAAACGCCCAGGTCACCTGCATGCGGGCCAGGTGTTTGGACTCAGACGGCATGCTCATCCAAAAGGTGCGGGTGAATCGCGCCTCTTCAGGCAGCACGCGCGCCAGCACCGGGTCGCGGTCGGCCAAAAACGCGGGCAGCACCGCCAGCCCCGCGCCAGCGCGCACCGCCTCGTATTGCGCGGTGATGCTGGTGCTGCGAAAGGCAAACCGCTCGGGCGGGTACAGCGCGTCCAAAAACTGCAACTCTTTGGTGAACAGCAGGTCGTCCACATAGCTCACAAACGCATGGTGGCGCAGGTCCTCGCGGCACGACACCAAAGGTTTGCGTGCCAGGTATTCGCGCTGGCCGTAGAGGTACAGCGCGTAGTCCGACAAGCGGCTCACGATCACCGACCCGCGCGTGGGCCGCTCCAGCGATATGACGATGTCCGCCTCACGCCGCGACAAATGCAGCATGCGCGGCAAAGCCAGCAGGTCGATCGACAGGTGCGGGTGCTTGCGGGTGAGGTGTGCGAGCTGCGGCGCCAAAATCAAGGTGCCAAAGCCCTCGGTGGCCCCCACCCGCACCAAGCCCGAGGGGCCTTCGTGCGACGCCGGGGCCGCGCGCTCGGCCCCCAGCACTGCCGACTCCATCGACTCCACCGCTGGCAGCAGCTGTCGCCCGGCTTCCGTCAACCGATGGCCGCCCGCCTCACGGGCAAACAGGGCCACGCCCATCTGCTTTTCCAGGGCCTGGATACGGCGGGACACGGTGGTGTGCTCCACCGACAGGCGCCGCGCCGCGCCCGCCAAAGTGCCCAGGCGGGCCAATTCCAAAAAATAGCGCAGGTTGTCCCAGTCCATCCCCAGTCCTTTCACCCACAGCGCTGACCGGGCTGCAGGCGTTATGCAACGCACAGCGCACGAGGTACATCTGTTTGCAGAGCCATCGATGTGCAAATTTGCAGATCAAAAGTGCATTCATTCGTATTGTCTTGCAAATTTTGCACAGATACGATGCACCCGTTGCGCTTAGAACCGGACGCCTGGAGCCGGAAAGCGCCCCACGCGATCACCCTTTGAGGAGACACACCATGAACGCCCCCACTTCCACCGCCGTCCTGGCCCCCACCGTCAAGCTGCTCATTGGCGGCAAGTTTGTCGAATCCCAAACCACCCAGTGGCGCAACGTGGTGAACCCCGCCACGCAAGAGGTGCTGGCCCGCGTGCCGTTTGCCACGCCTGAAGAAATCAACGCCGCCGTGGCCTCGGGCAAAGAGGCTTTCAAGACCTGGAAGAAGACGCCCATCGGCACCCGCGCCCGCATCTTCTTGAAGCTGCAGCAACTCATCCGCGAAAACATGGCCGAGCTGGCCGCGCTGCTGACGGCCGAGCAAGGCAAGACCCTGCCTGAT
This Acidovorax sp. 106 DNA region includes the following protein-coding sequences:
- a CDS encoding LysR family transcriptional regulator; the protein is MNQSILEVRHLRTLVALRDSGSLVRAAQLLSLTQSALSHQIKLLEDRYGQPLFERKSVPPQFTAVGERLLALADAVLPQVEGAERDIARLVLGQGGQMRIAVECHTCFDWLMPAMDAFRTRWPEVELDIVSGFHADPVGLLHQGRADVAIVSEVDADEAGVDYHALFGFEIRALLANTHPLVAKPHLAAQDFADQTIITYPVPDEMLDLIRQVLEPAGVRPPRRTTELTVAMLQLVASGRGVAALPLWAVQSYLDRGYVTARPIAVGPGDKGLRGELHAACLPSLSAKPYLQDFVQVTRETSFVTLKGVELL
- a CDS encoding efflux transporter outer membrane subunit, whose amino-acid sequence is MNTPTNALPSTRSALLAHFAVSALALAAAIFLVGCASPGPSHTPLAQTTPAALGLNAATTDTVAPAQWWTTLGDAQLNTLIDQALKGSPSLAVSRARLEQAVALSQVREAANGPQATLGVDATRQRYTANGLVPAPVAGNTYNSGTVQASLSWSPDFFGQHAAELQAALGQARAAQADAAAAANTLAAQVGRSYVALARLVAQRDVAVRALEQREEQRKLTQERTAAGLDSQVELTQAQGAVPDARTQIEALEEQITLGRRQLAVLTGQAPDALPALTPRLAALQPTAVPDTLGADLLGRRPDVVAARWRVEAATQGVNSARSEFYPNINIGAFVGLNALGLDKLFNGSSRQMGVTPALRLPIFDGGRLRAQLGGRQAELDAAIAQYNGAVLDAVKEAGDAVASIQSLTRQQALQDDAVASAEKAYRFAQDRYRAGLGNYLVVLSTESQVLAQRRLAVDLRARQLDTRLVLMKALGGGWTDDTAG
- the metE gene encoding 5-methyltetrahydropteroyltriglutamate--homocysteine S-methyltransferase, with amino-acid sequence MSLTAPSPRRTVLTHTLGFPRMGAQRELKFALESFWRGDSTEAELQATAAQLRQLHWQAQADAGLGFVTVGDFALYDHVANHIQLLGCEPARFGFDGHTPELARYFAMARGVSAKVASAHAGCSAGCNAAHTPTHTTAGQPALEMTKWFDTNYHYLVPEFSAHTQFQLASERLFAEVAEAQALGHRVKAVLLGPLSFLWLGKSKTAGFDRFSLLAQLRPVYEAVLARLKTQGVEWVQIDEPILGLDLPDVWRHAFEPSYWQLARSAPKLLLTTYFSPLAENLRLACQLPVAGLHVDAVRAAEELVGVADWLPSHKVLSVGIVDGRNIWRTDLDAALQKLRPVADKHQGELWLAPSCSLLHVPFSLQAETQLDAEVKSWLAFAVEKLGELRVLSTALSQGEAAVDDELHAARTALAARRASPRVHRATVAARIAATAPGADQRASAFPARQKAQRARLKLPLLPTTTIGSFPQTAEIRAARAAFKRGALGAAHYQQKMQAEIALAVRKQEALGIDVLVHGEAERNDMVEYFGEQLDGFAFTANGWVQSYGSRCVKPPIIYGDVARPTPMTVTWTQYAQSLTAKPMKGMLTGPITILQWSFVRDDQPRATTADQIAWAIRDEVCDLEAAGIAIIQIDEPAIREGLPLRRAGWKSYLERATRAFRISASGVRNDTQIHTHMCYSEFNDILPAIAAMDADVITIETSRSDMELLQGFGDFRYPNEIGPGVYDIHSPRVPGVQEMAALLEKAAEVVPVEHLWVNPDCGLKTRGWPETEAALRHMVQAAQEVRERLLEEAALA
- a CDS encoding MarR family winged helix-turn-helix transcriptional regulator, with the translated sequence MTSAPDTTRAPASAPGFYSAEHYQVHQLQPENSVGYLMRKVMSSIRTQADAQLAIHGLTYAQWMPLFKLSLYEQTTVANLARDLETDPASMTRSLDRMEAKGLVVRERSTVDRRVVQLKLTAEGQRIAALVPPVLADVLNGHLSDFSHGEWQLLLSLLRRMLANGEALRQQRNADAD